In Bradyrhizobium sp. 1(2017), one DNA window encodes the following:
- a CDS encoding ABC transporter ATP-binding protein, with product MTDELPRADAAADAVRGDQYPAGQPLLRIEGVAKTFGTFRAVDGVSLDIKAGEFFALLGPSGCGKTTLLRMLAGFEAPDEGRILLGGKDIAQALPHERPINMMFQNYALFPHLSVRDNIAFGLKRAGMARPDIAMRVAEMVALVKLEGMEKRKPDQLSGGQRQRVALARALARRPQLLLLDEPLAALDKKLREGTQAELMELQRRLGMTFIIVTHDQEEAMTMASRIGVMKAGKLAQVAAPRELYEAPRSRWIAEFVGDVNLFDGEFKLRDGHRLVIATREAGTLVAAEPREPVGETTLSVAIRPEKVKLSRRGPVSEAGREAAINTLEGVIADICYLGGTTTYKVKLDAGGTVQAAVVNSARLETDAYSVNQNVVAWFTPDDCVVLPP from the coding sequence ATGACGGACGAATTGCCCAGAGCAGACGCCGCGGCCGACGCGGTCCGCGGAGATCAATATCCGGCGGGGCAGCCGCTCTTGCGCATCGAGGGCGTCGCCAAGACGTTCGGGACCTTCCGTGCGGTGGACGGCGTGTCGCTCGACATCAAGGCCGGGGAGTTCTTCGCGCTGCTTGGGCCCAGCGGCTGCGGCAAGACCACGCTGCTGCGCATGCTCGCCGGCTTCGAGGCGCCGGACGAGGGGCGCATCCTGCTCGGCGGCAAGGACATCGCGCAGGCGCTGCCGCATGAGCGGCCAATCAACATGATGTTCCAGAACTACGCGCTGTTTCCGCATCTGTCGGTGCGCGACAACATCGCCTTCGGCCTGAAGCGCGCCGGCATGGCGCGGCCCGACATTGCCATGCGTGTTGCGGAGATGGTTGCTCTGGTGAAGCTCGAAGGAATGGAGAAGCGCAAGCCCGACCAGCTCTCCGGCGGCCAGCGCCAGCGCGTGGCACTGGCGCGGGCGTTGGCGCGCCGTCCGCAGCTCCTGCTGCTCGACGAGCCGCTCGCAGCGCTGGACAAGAAATTGCGCGAGGGCACGCAAGCCGAGCTGATGGAGCTGCAGCGCCGGCTCGGCATGACCTTCATCATCGTCACCCACGACCAGGAGGAGGCGATGACGATGGCGAGCCGGATCGGCGTGATGAAGGCCGGCAAACTGGCGCAGGTCGCCGCTCCGCGCGAGCTCTATGAGGCGCCGCGGTCGCGCTGGATCGCCGAGTTCGTCGGCGACGTCAATCTGTTCGACGGCGAATTCAAGCTGCGCGATGGCCATCGTCTGGTGATTGCGACGCGTGAAGCGGGCACGCTGGTGGCGGCGGAGCCGCGCGAGCCGGTGGGCGAGACGACATTGTCGGTCGCGATCCGGCCCGAGAAGGTCAAGCTCTCGCGCCGCGGGCCGGTGTCCGAGGCCGGCCGTGAAGCGGCGATCAACACTCTGGAGGGCGTGATCGCCGACATCTGCTATCTCGGCGGCACCACCACCTACAAGGTGAAGCTCGATGCCGGCGGAACGGTGCAAGCTGCAGTCGTCAACAGCGCGCGCCTCGAGACCGATGCCTACAGCGTGAACCAGAACGTCGTCGCGTGGTTCACGCCCGACGACTGCGTG